Sequence from the Nocardiopsis sp. YSL2 genome:
CCAGTAGTCGACGTAGCCGGTCTTGTCGGCGTCCAGGAAGGCCAGGTCGAAGCTGGGCTCGCGGGGCAGCGCCCGCAGCGTGTCCAGGGCCGGCCCGATCCTGAGCGTGATCTTGCCGTCGACGCCCGCGCGCTTCCAGTAGCGGCGGGCGACCGAGGTCCACTCGTCGCTGACGTCGCAGGCCAACAGGGTTCCGTCGGCCGGGATGCCGCGCGCCAGGCAGATGGAGGAGTAGCCGGTGAAGGTGCCGACCTCCACGACGTCGCGGGCCCCGGACGTCTGGGCCAGGAGTGTGGTGAAGACGCCCTGTTCGGGGCCGATCTGCATGCCCTTGTAGTCCGGGAAGAGCCGCTCGGTCTCCGCCACCAGGTCCGCGAGGACGTCGTCGACGGGCGTGGTGTGGGAGACGATGTAGGCGTGCAGTTCCGGGCTGAGGTTCTCCGAGGTTCGAGTCACGCCCCCAGCCTAGGCCAGGAACCCAGCGGTGCTCAGTATTCCGGGAGCAGGGTCGACCAGTCGAAGAGGTAGACGGAGAAGAGCACGACGCCGATGGTCAGCAGCGGGGTGACCACCTTCTGTTCGACCGGGCCGTCGGTCTTGAACCCCTTGTTCTGCCCGATGCGCTTCTTCCAGAAGGGCCAGAACATGGGCACGCCCATCTTGGTGATCATGTCGCCGAAGAAGTGCAGGACGACGCCGAAGGCCACCGCCAGGCCGAGCCAGGAGTAGTTGAGCTCGGCCGCGTAGAGCGCGAGTGTGATCGCGCCCGTGGCCATGGCGTTGATGATGCCCGACGCCGCCTTGTTCTTGTCCAGGCCGAAGCCGAGACCCTGGAGCGCGATGCCGATGAGCAGGAACACGAAGATCTGCACGGCCAGCTCCGACCACAGGGCCAGCATCGTGACCATCAGACCCATCAGCGCGGCGAAGAAGAACGAGTGCGTTCCCATGCGGTGTCCGCCGAAGGCCCAGCTGAAGATGTCGCTGAGCACCTCGGTGACCTTGCCGTAGGTCCTGGTGATCGTGGCGCTCTTGTGGTCGAGGTCGGGCAGCAGGGCCGCCCCCGCGCACACGAGCGACCCGGCGATGATCTCACCGGGTCCCAGGTCGAAACTGAGCGCGAGGAATTCCGTTCCCTGGACGAGCGGAACGACCGCCATCCAGCCGACCACGCCGGTCAGCGCGTGTGAGTGCCCCATCATGGCGGGAACCGTAGCGGAGTATCGCAACCGCCGCGAATCGGGGCGGGTTACGGACGGACACTCCGGACACTTCGTGCACTCGAAACACCGCCGTCGCGCAACGGGGACGCGAATGTGTTGCGATGTCAGCGACCCGGGTGTAGGTCATTGACCCTCAACGCGTTCCATTGGTAGACAACCAACCACCCCCAGGTGGTCCGCCGCCGACCCACGATCCTGACAGGGGCCGACCATGTCGTTCCTCCCCGCCCGTCGCCCTTCACCACGTCCCGCGGACGGCCCCCGGCCTCGGCGCGCCCCTGTCGGCACCCCGGCCCGCCGCGCGGCCGCCACGGGGGGCGCGCTGCTGCTCCTCGCCGGGACCGGGCCGCTCCCGGCCGCCGCCGACGACGCCGGTCCCGACACCATGACGATCGCCGTCTCCCAGCAGGTCGACTCCTTCAACCCGTTCACCGCGCAGCTGGCCGTCACGACCAACATCCTGCGCCACGTCTACGACTCGCTGGTGACGGTCGACCCCGGGACCAACGAGCCCGCGCCGGCCCTGGCGCAGGAGTGGGAGTCCAGTGACGACGGCCTCACCTGGACCTTCCACCTGCGCGACGACGTCGTCTTCACCGACGACGAGCCCCTCACCGCGGACGACGTCGTGTGGACGTTCACCACCATCATGGAGAACGAGCCCGCGGCGATCGCCTCGGGCAACTACGTCGCCGGGTTCGAGTCCGTGACCGCCGAGGACGACCGCACCGTGGTCGTGGAACTCGACGAGCCGCAGGCCACGATGGCCTCGCTCGACATCCCCATCGTCCCCCGCCACGTCTGGGAGCCGATCCTGGAGGAGGAGGGCGACGCCTTCGCCGACTACACCAACGAGGTCTTCCCGGTCGTCGGCAGCGGCCCCTTCGTCCTCACCGAGCACGACCGGGGCCGCCACATCACCCTGGAGGCCAACCCCGGCCACTGGCGCGGCGGACCCGAGCTGGACCGCGTCGTGCTGCGCTACTACTCCGAGAAGGACGCCGCCGTCGAGGCGCTGCGCAGCGGCGAGGTCTCCTTCGTCTACGAGCTCACCGACGCCCAGGCCAGGTCCCTGGAGGGCGCCCGCGACATCGCGGTCAACATCGCCGAGGGCAAGCGCTTCCAGGCCTTCACCGTCAACCCCGGGGCCGAGACGCAGGACGGCGAGGCGTTCGGCGACGGCCACCCCGCCCTGTCCGACCTCACCCTGCGCCAGGCCATCGTCATGGCCATCGACAACGACGAGATCGTCGACAAGGCCCACAACGGCCAGGCCGTCGCCGCGGGCGGCTACATCCCGCCCCGCTACGGGGACTTCCACTGGTCGCCCGAGGGCCCGGAGGAGATCCTGGCCTTCGATCCCGAGGCCGCCAACGCGATGCTCGACGAGGCGGGCTACGAGTCCGGCGAGGACGGCGTGCGCGTCTCTCCCGAGGGCGACCGCCTGGAACTGCGGCTGCACGCCCACGCCGACCGCCCGGACAACGTGCAGGCGGCCCTGGTCATCGTCGAGAGACTGGCCGACATCGGGATCGAGGTGGAGAACAACACCGTCGACCCCGGCGTGCTCAGCGACGCCCTGCACACGGGCGAGTACGACCTGATCTTCACCGGGTGGACGGTCAACCCCGACCCGGACTACGTGTTCAGCATCCACACCTGCGGCGCGCTGCCCGTCGAGCCCGGCACGATGCAGGGCGACGCCTACTTCTGCGACGAGGAGTACGACGACCTCTACGAGGCCCAGCTGGCCGAGTACGACCGCGCCGCCCGCGCCGAGATCGTGCACGAACTCCAGCAGGTCCTCTACACCGAGGCCGTCGTCAACGTCCTGGCCTACCCCAACATCCTGGAGGCCTACCGGACCGACCACGTCACCTCCCTCCAGGTCCAGCCCGATCCGGGCGGCAACATCTGGGGCCAGGACGGCTACTGGGCGTGGTGGTCGGCCGAGCCCGCGGCCGCGGACGAGGCGGCCGCC
This genomic interval carries:
- a CDS encoding metal-dependent hydrolase, which translates into the protein MMGHSHALTGVVGWMAVVPLVQGTEFLALSFDLGPGEIIAGSLVCAGAALLPDLDHKSATITRTYGKVTEVLSDIFSWAFGGHRMGTHSFFFAALMGLMVTMLALWSELAVQIFVFLLIGIALQGLGFGLDKNKAASGIINAMATGAITLALYAAELNYSWLGLAVAFGVVLHFFGDMITKMGVPMFWPFWKKRIGQNKGFKTDGPVEQKVVTPLLTIGVVLFSVYLFDWSTLLPEY
- a CDS encoding O-methyltransferase — translated: MTRTSENLSPELHAYIVSHTTPVDDVLADLVAETERLFPDYKGMQIGPEQGVFTTLLAQTSGARDVVEVGTFTGYSSICLARGIPADGTLLACDVSDEWTSVARRYWKRAGVDGKITLRIGPALDTLRALPREPSFDLAFLDADKTGYVDYWEELVPRMRAGGLLLADNTLSHGRVVERSVTADAVQGIRDFNDHLVADDRVTQVLLPIGDGLTLARKH
- a CDS encoding ABC transporter substrate-binding protein, which encodes MSFLPARRPSPRPADGPRPRRAPVGTPARRAAATGGALLLLAGTGPLPAAADDAGPDTMTIAVSQQVDSFNPFTAQLAVTTNILRHVYDSLVTVDPGTNEPAPALAQEWESSDDGLTWTFHLRDDVVFTDDEPLTADDVVWTFTTIMENEPAAIASGNYVAGFESVTAEDDRTVVVELDEPQATMASLDIPIVPRHVWEPILEEEGDAFADYTNEVFPVVGSGPFVLTEHDRGRHITLEANPGHWRGGPELDRVVLRYYSEKDAAVEALRSGEVSFVYELTDAQARSLEGARDIAVNIAEGKRFQAFTVNPGAETQDGEAFGDGHPALSDLTLRQAIVMAIDNDEIVDKAHNGQAVAAGGYIPPRYGDFHWSPEGPEEILAFDPEAANAMLDEAGYESGEDGVRVSPEGDRLELRLHAHADRPDNVQAALVIVERLADIGIEVENNTVDPGVLSDALHTGEYDLIFTGWTVNPDPDYVFSIHTCGALPVEPGTMQGDAYFCDEEYDDLYEAQLAEYDRAARAEIVHELQQVLYTEAVVNVLAYPNILEAYRTDHVTSLQVQPDPGGNIWGQDGYWAWWSAEPAAADEAAASSGPSSGAVWAVGGGAALLLVVGAVVLVLRRATAGDRE